A genomic region of Bactrocera dorsalis isolate Fly_Bdor chromosome 3, ASM2337382v1, whole genome shotgun sequence contains the following coding sequences:
- the LOC105225403 gene encoding protein Optix, producing MAVGPTEGKQPPSETFSPTHQIIAPSPILAVPTLAFSAAQVEIVCKTLEDSGDIERLARFLWSLPVALPNMHEILNCEAVLRARAVVAYHVGNFRELYAIIENHKFTKASYGKLQAMWLEAHYIEAEKLRGRSLGPVDKYRVRKKFPLPPTIWDGEQKTHCFKERTRSLLREWYLQDPYPNPTKKRELAKATGLNPTQVGNWFKNRRQRDRAAAAKNRIQHNQNNSGLICRSRRPDGAPSPIASDTSDSDISLGTHSPVPSSIQLQHSPGSTSNGANDREESLSVDDDKPRDLATSIAASNLVAASTYATATPLSTCLPPFKLDTATSLFNAGCYLQSFSNLKEMSQQFPIQPIVIRPQPQLPAQAHGLNGSHLHAAINYPPPGYAVDCTPPKIRVNSPEKLNSTANSIAATLSTVAALQDTSAYQHHHHSAQLLHRPFSTSPDLPLNNHNAAPPEIT from the exons ATGGCCGTTGGACCGACGGAGGGCAAGCAACCTCCCTCAGAGACATTCTCGCCCACACACCAGATTATAGCACCGAGTCCGATCTTGGCAGTGCCAACGCTCGCCTTCTCCGCCGCACAAGTGGAAATTGTCTGCAAAACGCTGGAGGACTCGGGGGACATAGAGCGTTTGGCGCGCTTCCTCTGGAGTCTACCGGTGGCCTTGCCGAATATGcatgaaatattgaattgtgAAGCCGTACTCAGGGCGCGAGCGGTTGTTGCTTATCACGTCGGAAATTTCAG GGAGCTTTATGCAATAAtagaaaatcataaatttacaaaagccTCTTATGGCAAATTACAAGCAATGTGGCTCGAAGCCCACTACATTGAAGCGGAAAAATTGCGCGGTCGATCACTAG GTCCTGTGGATAAATACCGAGTGCGAAAGAAGTTCCCTCTACCACCCACGATCTGGGATGGTGAACAAAAGACACATTGCTTTAAGGAGCGAACGCGAAGTTTGCTGCGTGAGTGGTACCTTCAGGATCCGTATCCGAATCCGACAAAAAAGCGTGAATTGGCGAAAGCAACCGGCCTCAATCCAACTCAAGTGGGGAACTGGTTCAAAAACCGGAGGCAGAGGGATCGAGCTGCTGCTGCCAAAAATAG AATACAACATAATCAAAATAATTCTGGACTCATTTGCCGTAGTCGCCGGCCGGATGGAGCACCATCCCCGATAGCATCAGATACATCGGACTCAGATATTTCACTGGGCACCCATTCACCTGTTCCTAGTAGTATTCAGCTACAGCATAGTCCTGGCTCCACATCGAACGGTGCCAACGATCGCGAAGAGAGTCTCAGTGTCGATGATGACAAACCGCGCGACTTGGCCACCTCCATTGCGGCTAGTAATTTGGTAGCAGCATCCACATACGCCACAGCCACACCATTATCCACCTGCTTGCCACCATTCAAATTGGATACAGCGACCAGTCTCTTCAATGCCGGTTGTTATTTACAAAGTTTTAGTAACCTCAAAGAAATGTCTCAGCAATTCCCCATTCAACCGATCGTCATTAGACCACAACCACAATTGCCGGCGCAGGCGCATGGCTTGAATGGCAGTCACCTGCACGCCGCCATAAACTATCCGCCACCAGGATATGCGGTGGATTGCACACCTCCGAAAATACGTGTCAATTCTCCAGAAAAACTCAACTCGACAGCCAACAGCATAGCGGCTACCTTAAGTACCGTTGCGGCGTTGCAGGACACCTCGGCATATCAGCACCATCATCACAGCGCCCAGCTCTTGCATCGACCATTCTCCACGTCACCGGATTTGCCGCTCAACAACCACAATGCCGCACCGCCGGAGATCACATGA